ATTTTACCTTAATTTATCATTTGACCGAAGTAAAATCTTGTTAAAAAATTTTCTATTTATTGTAGTGATTTAACGTATTAATTTAATAAACATAGAAAAACATGCTTGGTAGATTTATTCTCTCATTAACTAATCTTtcaaactttaaaaataaaacactttttattttattatataatatttttgccAAAATTCTATTTTGACCGCGACAAAACTCTGTTATGATGTGAAACACCGTTATTGTCGCGAAACATTATTGTTACATCTTACAAACGCGAAATTTTTGGAATCAATATATGAAAGAACAAAATGacatacaatttttttataaatgttgTGATTAAAACAAATAGCGACAACTATAGTTTGAAATGTAACACATGTATCGACAGAAATCACAAAAGCACTTATGCGACAACAATCGTTATTCAAACCCTTGATTGTGATAAAACTCGATAGTATTTCTAGTTATTGTAAAATGTAACTAATTAACTCTAAGAATCACAAGAGATAACATTGAAATCTAAATGTTAAAGTGGATAATAACTATTTTGCGACGAAACCCCAaagattttatttcaattataacTTAAACTCATAATACAATGACCCCTAATGGGATTTGAGTTACAATTGGAGAAATTAAACCATCCTCTTTATTCTATCTTGGTTATTATCAAACCAAGTTTATTACTTATTAATCAAGTGCAGCTCCAAAAAGCTTAGTGTGCCCCGCCCCCTAACCTGCAGTGAGTAAAGTGAAGTAaagattaggtttttttttttataaatctttGATAATGAAAAGTGTACCTTTTagaaacaaagataagaaaagtTTCAAATTTTTTTGCTCCCATTTATAAAATTAAAGAGTGTTGATTTATAGAGATGTATGTACTTGCTACAATCCATGTTGACACCAATTGGAAAAGGTAATTTGACACCACACTTATCAGGAAGACCCTGGACAGCATTAGGATCGAGTACGGGTATGCTGATTAAAGTTGATTTGATGCACTCACAAGCATCTTTACGTTCAGGAAGAGTTTTGGCTTGGTCATTAACAGTCCTAACACCATTGCAACATACTACAGGGATGGTTGGTCCTGGGTGCTTAAGGTACCCAAGGCATGGTATTAAGGAGACTTTTATTTGACCACATGTTTGGCCAGCATTGGCTAAGGGAATATCCAAAACCAAACATATTATAGCCAAGCAAATAATTTTGATAAGTATTGAGCTAGCCATATGTATGAGTGAGTGTAGAAGTGATGAGTGTTATGGTGTATAGACTATAGTTGTAAGGgatatttatagagaaaaaaagatatagtattaataaattattaatttttttgtttgtatATATTAATTTACTACTATTAAATCACataatttgtttgttaaaaataaataagtttttttaattgaatatgatatatattttattaataaaatcaacataattaattaattttactaaGAAAAAGTTGCATATGACATAAATATAACacttataatgaaacaaaataaattgtttttaataGGACTACTTATATAGAAAAgactaatttaatatatattttttactttaactTATCATGAGACAAAATAAAATGTTTTCTAATAGGACTATTTATATAGAAAGACAAATCCAATACTTTTTTTTACTTTAGAAAACTAAGCTACTATTTTTTTTGCTTTCCATTTTAACAAACTAAAAGGTGTATTTCTGtaatatttgattaaataataatGTGAAAAAGGAGATTGAGAAAGGAAAGCCACTTAAAGGTTAGGCTTAGGGTatccgtttttctttaattagttTCAGAAAAATAGTGATTTCGAGTTAGCTAATTGTTGGATCAAGCTATTTTTGGGCACAAAGTTTGTAAGATA
The Vicia villosa cultivar HV-30 ecotype Madison, WI linkage group LG6, Vvil1.0, whole genome shotgun sequence genome window above contains:
- the LOC131612034 gene encoding non-specific lipid-transfer protein 1-like, translating into MASSILIKIICLAIICLVLDIPLANAGQTCGQIKVSLIPCLGYLKHPGPTIPVVCCNGVRTVNDQAKTLPERKDACECIKSTLISIPVLDPNAVQGLPDKCGVKLPFPIGVNMDCSKLGGGAH